A single genomic interval of Aphidius gifuensis isolate YNYX2018 linkage group LG6, ASM1490517v1, whole genome shotgun sequence harbors:
- the LOC122859156 gene encoding neprilysin-2-like isoform X2 has protein sequence MTNSMKQTVITNPTWWKRRSALERGLTVIAVSGGLLCIALAIGIAVVLSNGKSCDDASTASAEALNGQLMKKSTPTVIKAPDSDVCYTTGCVHAASKVLSNMDENIEPCDDFYGFACGKFIKTTIIPDDKVSVNTFSVISDKVQEQLRISIEEPTYKDEPKPFKLAKNLYKSCMNKSEIEKQGIEPLLKILEKLGGWPVLDGDNWNENNFDWRDTIYKFRDMGYSVDYFLDFSIGFDLKNSTKRVIDLDQASLGLSREYLSKGFDDKIVKAYYNYMIDIAEILGADKELAKQELRESLEFEMKLANISLPNEQRRNATLLYNPMTIKDLNNNYPFINWLEYFSKLLPSSITIDENELSIVNVPSYIDNLGKLIDTIPKRVQANYVMWRAAAASVSYLNEDVRKRQLAYSTAVSGRTERESRWKECVDIVSGGLSLSVGAMYVRKYFKEEAKKNAEEMVNDIRIQFNKILEKVDWMDDETRKSALDKAASMSTHIAYPDELLDDKKLEDFYNDIELTDDNYLQSVLNLTLFGTEYSFSKLRKPVNKTDWISHGRPAVVNAFYSSIENSIQFPAGILQGAFFSNDRPRYMNYGAIGFVIGHEITHGFDDQGRQFDKEGNLVDWWAPTTKEKYLDKATCIINQYGNYTVPEVGLKLNGINTQGENIADNGGIKEAYWAYRSWTDKNGPEKKLPGLDYTPRQMFWISAANTWCSTYRPEALKVRITTGFHSPGEFRILGPLSNMEEFAEDFQCPSGSRMNPVKKCAVW, from the exons aaATCCGACATGGTGGAAACGCAGATCAGCATTGGAACGTGGATTAACAGTTATAGCTGTTTCTGGTGGACTTTTATGCATCGCCCTGGCAATTGGAATTGCAGTTGTCTTATCAAATGGAAAATCATGTGATGATGCCTCAACAGCATCAG CTGAAGCACTTAATGGACAACTTATGAAAAAATCAACACCAACTGTTATCAAAGCACCAGATTCAGATGTATGTTATACAACAGGCTGTGTTCATGctg cTTCAAAAGTACTGAGTAATAtggatgaaaatattgaaccttgtgatgatttttatggttttgcttgtggtaaatttataaaaacaacaattattccAGATGATAAAGTAAGTGTTAATACATTCAGTGTTATAAGTGATAAAGTACAAGAACAATTACGTATAAGTATTGAAGAACCAACTTATAAAGATGAACCAAAACCATTTAAATtagctaaaaatttatataaatcatgtatgaataaaagtgaaattgaaaaacaaggTATTGagccattattaaaaatattagaaaaactTGGTGGTTGGCCAGTTCTTGATGGTGATAACtggaatgaaaataattttgattggcgtgatacaatatataaatttcgtgATATGGGATATtctgttgattattttttggattttagTATTggttttgatttaaaaaatagtacaaaAAGAGTTATTGATTTGGATCAAGCATCACTTGGTTTATCACgtgaatatttatcaaaaggttttgatgataaaattgtaaaagcatattataattatatgattGATATTGCTGAAATACTTGGTGCTGATAAAGAATTAGCTAAACAAGAACTTAGGGAATCTCTAGaatttgaaatgaaattaGCAAATATATCATTACCAAATGAACAACGTAGAAATGCAACATTACTTTATAATCCAATGACAattaaagatttaaataataattatccatTTATAAATTGGCTTGAatattttagtaaattattaccatcaagtataacaattgatgaaaatgaattatcaattgtaAATGTACCAagttatattgataatttgggtaaattaattgatacaaTACCAAAACGTGTACAAGCAAATTATGTTATGTGGAGAGCAGCAGCAGCATCTGttagttatttaaatgaaGATGTTAGAAAACGACAATTAGCATATTCAACAGCAGTAAGTGGTAGAACAGAACGTGAATCAAGATGGAAAGAATGTGTTGATATTGTATCTGGTGGTTTATCATTAAGTGTTGGTGCAATGTATGtacgtaaatattttaaagaagaagctaaaaaaaatgctgAAGAAATGGTCAATGATATACgtatacaatttaataaaatacttgaaaaagttGATTGGATGGATGATGAAACACGTAAAAGTGCACTTGATAAAGCAGCATCAATGTCAACACATATTGCATATCCAGATGAattacttgatgataaaaaacttgaagatttttataatgatattgaattaactgatgataattatttacaaagtgtattaaatttaacattatttggTACTGAATATTCATTTAGTAAATTAAGAAAACCAGTTAATAAAACTGACTGGATTAGTCATGGTAGACCAGCAGTTGTTAATgcattttattcatcaattgaaaatagcATAC aattccCAGCAGGTATACTTCAAGGTGCATTTTTCAGTAATGATCGTCCACGTTATATGAATTATGGTGCCATTGGATTTGTCATAG GTCATGAAATTACACATGGTTTTGATGATCAAGGTAGACAATTTGATAAAGAAGGTAATCTTGTTGATTGGTGGGCACCAACaactaaagaaaaatatcttgataaagctacatgtattattaatcaatatggAAATTATACTGTTCCGGAAGTTGGACTCAAG TTGAATGGAATCAATACCCAGGGTGAAAATATTGCTGATAATGGTGGTATTAAAGAAGCATACTGGGCATATCGTAGCTGGACTGATAAAAATGGTCCAGAAAAAAAACTTCCTGGTCTTGATTATACACCAAGACAAATGTTTTGGATAAGTGCTGCTAACACATGGTGCTCGACATACAGACCAGAAGCACTTAAAGTTCGTATAACAACTGGATTTCATAGTCCTGGTGAATTTAGAATTCTTGGACCTTTATCAAATATGGAAGAATTTGCTGAAGATTTTCAATGTCCATCTGGTTCAAGAATGAATCCAGTTAAAAAATGTGCTGtgtggtaa
- the LOC122859156 gene encoding neprilysin-2-like isoform X1: MTNSMKQTVITNPTWWKRRSALERGLTVIAVSGGLLCIALAIGIAVVLSNGKSCDDASTASVPLKNEILPSTAEALNGQLMKKSTPTVIKAPDSDVCYTTGCVHAASKVLSNMDENIEPCDDFYGFACGKFIKTTIIPDDKVSVNTFSVISDKVQEQLRISIEEPTYKDEPKPFKLAKNLYKSCMNKSEIEKQGIEPLLKILEKLGGWPVLDGDNWNENNFDWRDTIYKFRDMGYSVDYFLDFSIGFDLKNSTKRVIDLDQASLGLSREYLSKGFDDKIVKAYYNYMIDIAEILGADKELAKQELRESLEFEMKLANISLPNEQRRNATLLYNPMTIKDLNNNYPFINWLEYFSKLLPSSITIDENELSIVNVPSYIDNLGKLIDTIPKRVQANYVMWRAAAASVSYLNEDVRKRQLAYSTAVSGRTERESRWKECVDIVSGGLSLSVGAMYVRKYFKEEAKKNAEEMVNDIRIQFNKILEKVDWMDDETRKSALDKAASMSTHIAYPDELLDDKKLEDFYNDIELTDDNYLQSVLNLTLFGTEYSFSKLRKPVNKTDWISHGRPAVVNAFYSSIENSIQFPAGILQGAFFSNDRPRYMNYGAIGFVIGHEITHGFDDQGRQFDKEGNLVDWWAPTTKEKYLDKATCIINQYGNYTVPEVGLKLNGINTQGENIADNGGIKEAYWAYRSWTDKNGPEKKLPGLDYTPRQMFWISAANTWCSTYRPEALKVRITTGFHSPGEFRILGPLSNMEEFAEDFQCPSGSRMNPVKKCAVW; this comes from the exons aaATCCGACATGGTGGAAACGCAGATCAGCATTGGAACGTGGATTAACAGTTATAGCTGTTTCTGGTGGACTTTTATGCATCGCCCTGGCAATTGGAATTGCAGTTGTCTTATCAAATGGAAAATCATGTGATGATGCCTCAACAGCATCAG TACCATTAAAAAATGAGATATTACCATCAACAGCTGAAGCACTTAATGGACAACTTATGAAAAAATCAACACCAACTGTTATCAAAGCACCAGATTCAGATGTATGTTATACAACAGGCTGTGTTCATGctg cTTCAAAAGTACTGAGTAATAtggatgaaaatattgaaccttgtgatgatttttatggttttgcttgtggtaaatttataaaaacaacaattattccAGATGATAAAGTAAGTGTTAATACATTCAGTGTTATAAGTGATAAAGTACAAGAACAATTACGTATAAGTATTGAAGAACCAACTTATAAAGATGAACCAAAACCATTTAAATtagctaaaaatttatataaatcatgtatgaataaaagtgaaattgaaaaacaaggTATTGagccattattaaaaatattagaaaaactTGGTGGTTGGCCAGTTCTTGATGGTGATAACtggaatgaaaataattttgattggcgtgatacaatatataaatttcgtgATATGGGATATtctgttgattattttttggattttagTATTggttttgatttaaaaaatagtacaaaAAGAGTTATTGATTTGGATCAAGCATCACTTGGTTTATCACgtgaatatttatcaaaaggttttgatgataaaattgtaaaagcatattataattatatgattGATATTGCTGAAATACTTGGTGCTGATAAAGAATTAGCTAAACAAGAACTTAGGGAATCTCTAGaatttgaaatgaaattaGCAAATATATCATTACCAAATGAACAACGTAGAAATGCAACATTACTTTATAATCCAATGACAattaaagatttaaataataattatccatTTATAAATTGGCTTGAatattttagtaaattattaccatcaagtataacaattgatgaaaatgaattatcaattgtaAATGTACCAagttatattgataatttgggtaaattaattgatacaaTACCAAAACGTGTACAAGCAAATTATGTTATGTGGAGAGCAGCAGCAGCATCTGttagttatttaaatgaaGATGTTAGAAAACGACAATTAGCATATTCAACAGCAGTAAGTGGTAGAACAGAACGTGAATCAAGATGGAAAGAATGTGTTGATATTGTATCTGGTGGTTTATCATTAAGTGTTGGTGCAATGTATGtacgtaaatattttaaagaagaagctaaaaaaaatgctgAAGAAATGGTCAATGATATACgtatacaatttaataaaatacttgaaaaagttGATTGGATGGATGATGAAACACGTAAAAGTGCACTTGATAAAGCAGCATCAATGTCAACACATATTGCATATCCAGATGAattacttgatgataaaaaacttgaagatttttataatgatattgaattaactgatgataattatttacaaagtgtattaaatttaacattatttggTACTGAATATTCATTTAGTAAATTAAGAAAACCAGTTAATAAAACTGACTGGATTAGTCATGGTAGACCAGCAGTTGTTAATgcattttattcatcaattgaaaatagcATAC aattccCAGCAGGTATACTTCAAGGTGCATTTTTCAGTAATGATCGTCCACGTTATATGAATTATGGTGCCATTGGATTTGTCATAG GTCATGAAATTACACATGGTTTTGATGATCAAGGTAGACAATTTGATAAAGAAGGTAATCTTGTTGATTGGTGGGCACCAACaactaaagaaaaatatcttgataaagctacatgtattattaatcaatatggAAATTATACTGTTCCGGAAGTTGGACTCAAG TTGAATGGAATCAATACCCAGGGTGAAAATATTGCTGATAATGGTGGTATTAAAGAAGCATACTGGGCATATCGTAGCTGGACTGATAAAAATGGTCCAGAAAAAAAACTTCCTGGTCTTGATTATACACCAAGACAAATGTTTTGGATAAGTGCTGCTAACACATGGTGCTCGACATACAGACCAGAAGCACTTAAAGTTCGTATAACAACTGGATTTCATAGTCCTGGTGAATTTAGAATTCTTGGACCTTTATCAAATATGGAAGAATTTGCTGAAGATTTTCAATGTCCATCTGGTTCAAGAATGAATCCAGTTAAAAAATGTGCTGtgtggtaa